Proteins encoded by one window of Camelus bactrianus isolate YW-2024 breed Bactrian camel chromosome 9, ASM4877302v1, whole genome shotgun sequence:
- the IGSF23 gene encoding immunoglobulin superfamily member 23 isoform X3: MRCPLGAGSGHSPAWKRLLLTGTLLAFLELPSSASLAPLTEGADAHLPVRGSLDGVLSTSWFRGHEARTEAMIFSPEGLPGPGHTGRETLDTQGSLVIRNVTTQDAGSYTMVLETSKGRRSVTEQIQVKANLDGVLLLTFPGNTNGVIYSDLNYSVILQWVASVNPEPVLRWSFNGKPRGTGEKLIIQRSQCGSHRPRACPAGPHSLPVRRICHRPHRGCICGDRVTDRKHSFHLNPEVKVRKRRQENHTGCIEPPAVSW, translated from the exons GCACCCTGCTTGCATTCTTGGAGCTGCCTTCCTCTGCATCTCTGGCGCCCTTGACGGAAGGAGCTGATGCCCACCTGCCTGTCCGCGGAAGCCTCGATGGTGTTCTCTCCACTTCTTGGTTTCGAGGGCACGAGGCCCGGACGGAAGCCATGATCTTCTCCCCTGAGGGTCTCCCAGGGCCTGGCCACACTGGCCGGGAGACACTGGACACCCAAGGCAGCCTGGTCATTAGAAATGTGACAACTCAGGACGCGGGCAGCTACACCATGGTGCTGGAAACGAGCAAGGGACGCAGGAGTGTGACGGAGCAGATACAGGTCAAGG CCAACTTGGACGGGGTGTTGCTGCTGACATTCCCAGGGAATACAAACGGTGTCATCTACAGTGACCTCAACTACTCAGTGATCCTGCAGTGGGTGGCTTCCGTCAACCCTGAGCCTGTGCTACGATGGAGCTTCAATGGGAAGCCTCGTGGGACCGGGGAGAAGCTAATTATTCAGAG AAGCCAATGTGGATCCCACAGACCCCGCGCCTGTCCGGCCGGACCCCACTCTCTCCCTGTCAGGAGGATCTGCCATCGCCCTCATCGTGGCTGCATTTGTGGGGATCGTGTTACTGATCGGAAGCATAGTTTTCACCTTAATCCAGAAGTGAAG gtgagaaaaaggaggcaagagaaTCATACAGGTTGCATAGAACCACCAGCTGTTAGTTGGTGA
- the IGSF23 gene encoding immunoglobulin superfamily member 23 isoform X4 — translation MRCPLGAGSGHSPAWKRLLLTGTLLAFLELPSSASLAPLTEGADAHLPVRGSLDGVLSTSWFRGHEARTEAMIFSPEGLPGPGHTGRETLDTQGSLVIRNVTTQDAGSYTMVLETSKGRRSVTEQIQVKANLDGVLLLTFPGNTNGVIYSDLNYSVILQWVASVNPEPVLRWSFNGKPRGTGEKLIIQRSQCGSHRPRACPAGPHSLPVRRICHRPHRGCICGDRVTDRKHSFHLNPEVKVWQTKKWLNHFGFFFSV, via the exons GCACCCTGCTTGCATTCTTGGAGCTGCCTTCCTCTGCATCTCTGGCGCCCTTGACGGAAGGAGCTGATGCCCACCTGCCTGTCCGCGGAAGCCTCGATGGTGTTCTCTCCACTTCTTGGTTTCGAGGGCACGAGGCCCGGACGGAAGCCATGATCTTCTCCCCTGAGGGTCTCCCAGGGCCTGGCCACACTGGCCGGGAGACACTGGACACCCAAGGCAGCCTGGTCATTAGAAATGTGACAACTCAGGACGCGGGCAGCTACACCATGGTGCTGGAAACGAGCAAGGGACGCAGGAGTGTGACGGAGCAGATACAGGTCAAGG CCAACTTGGACGGGGTGTTGCTGCTGACATTCCCAGGGAATACAAACGGTGTCATCTACAGTGACCTCAACTACTCAGTGATCCTGCAGTGGGTGGCTTCCGTCAACCCTGAGCCTGTGCTACGATGGAGCTTCAATGGGAAGCCTCGTGGGACCGGGGAGAAGCTAATTATTCAGAG AAGCCAATGTGGATCCCACAGACCCCGCGCCTGTCCGGCCGGACCCCACTCTCTCCCTGTCAGGAGGATCTGCCATCGCCCTCATCGTGGCTGCATTTGTGGGGATCGTGTTACTGATCGGAAGCATAGTTTTCACCTTAATCCAGAAGTGAAG GTGTGGCAGACGAAGAAATGGTTGAaccattttgggttttttttttcagtttaa
- the IGSF23 gene encoding immunoglobulin superfamily member 23 isoform X2, with protein MRCPLGAGSGHSPAWKRLLLTGTLLAFLELPSSASLAPLTEGADAHLPVRGSLDGVLSTSWFRGHEARTEAMIFSPEGLPGPGHTGRETLDTQGSLVIRNVTTQDAGSYTMVLETSKGRRSVTEQIQVKANLDGVLLLTFPGNTNGVIYSDLNYSVILQWVASVNPEPVLRWSFNGKPRGTGEKLIIQRLSLEDLGTYVCFAENSQAVYFSRPVTISLPQANVDPTDPAPVRPDPTLSLSGGSAIALIVAAFVGIVLLIGSIVFTLIQK; from the exons GCACCCTGCTTGCATTCTTGGAGCTGCCTTCCTCTGCATCTCTGGCGCCCTTGACGGAAGGAGCTGATGCCCACCTGCCTGTCCGCGGAAGCCTCGATGGTGTTCTCTCCACTTCTTGGTTTCGAGGGCACGAGGCCCGGACGGAAGCCATGATCTTCTCCCCTGAGGGTCTCCCAGGGCCTGGCCACACTGGCCGGGAGACACTGGACACCCAAGGCAGCCTGGTCATTAGAAATGTGACAACTCAGGACGCGGGCAGCTACACCATGGTGCTGGAAACGAGCAAGGGACGCAGGAGTGTGACGGAGCAGATACAGGTCAAGG CCAACTTGGACGGGGTGTTGCTGCTGACATTCCCAGGGAATACAAACGGTGTCATCTACAGTGACCTCAACTACTCAGTGATCCTGCAGTGGGTGGCTTCCGTCAACCCTGAGCCTGTGCTACGATGGAGCTTCAATGGGAAGCCTCGTGGGACCGGGGAGAAGCTAATTATTCAGAGGTTGTCCTTAGAGGATCTGGGCACCTACGTATGCTTCGCTGAGAATAGCCAGGCAGTGTATTTCTCCAGGCCCGTGACTATCTCACTGCCAC AAGCCAATGTGGATCCCACAGACCCCGCGCCTGTCCGGCCGGACCCCACTCTCTCCCTGTCAGGAGGATCTGCCATCGCCCTCATCGTGGCTGCATTTGTGGGGATCGTGTTACTGATCGGAAGCATAGTTTTCACCTTAATCCAGAAGTGA
- the IGSF23 gene encoding immunoglobulin superfamily member 23 isoform X1 yields the protein MRCPLGAGSGHSPAWKRLLLTGTLLAFLELPSSASLAPLTEGADAHLPVRGSLDGVLSTSWFRGHEARTEAMIFSPEGLPGPGHTGRETLDTQGSLVIRNVTTQDAGSYTMVLETSKGRRSVTEQIQVKANLDGVLLLTFPGNTNGVIYSDLNYSVILQWVASVNPEPVLRWSFNGKPRGTGEKLIIQRSQCGSHRPRACPAGPHSLPVRRICHRPHRGCICGDRVTDRKHSFHLNPEVKVLSVPHSHPLSPHKAQNLPCSETEARPTASSQGAFSSSRKDDKNRKDDADP from the exons GCACCCTGCTTGCATTCTTGGAGCTGCCTTCCTCTGCATCTCTGGCGCCCTTGACGGAAGGAGCTGATGCCCACCTGCCTGTCCGCGGAAGCCTCGATGGTGTTCTCTCCACTTCTTGGTTTCGAGGGCACGAGGCCCGGACGGAAGCCATGATCTTCTCCCCTGAGGGTCTCCCAGGGCCTGGCCACACTGGCCGGGAGACACTGGACACCCAAGGCAGCCTGGTCATTAGAAATGTGACAACTCAGGACGCGGGCAGCTACACCATGGTGCTGGAAACGAGCAAGGGACGCAGGAGTGTGACGGAGCAGATACAGGTCAAGG CCAACTTGGACGGGGTGTTGCTGCTGACATTCCCAGGGAATACAAACGGTGTCATCTACAGTGACCTCAACTACTCAGTGATCCTGCAGTGGGTGGCTTCCGTCAACCCTGAGCCTGTGCTACGATGGAGCTTCAATGGGAAGCCTCGTGGGACCGGGGAGAAGCTAATTATTCAGAG AAGCCAATGTGGATCCCACAGACCCCGCGCCTGTCCGGCCGGACCCCACTCTCTCCCTGTCAGGAGGATCTGCCATCGCCCTCATCGTGGCTGCATTTGTGGGGATCGTGTTACTGATCGGAAGCATAGTTTTCACCTTAATCCAGAAGTGAAGGTACTTTCCGTCCCTCATTCCCATCCACTCAGCCCCCACAAGGCACAGAACTTGCCCTGCAGCGAGACTGAAGCCAGACCAACAGCCTCATCCCAAGGAGCTTTTAGCTCATCCAGAAAGGATGACAAAAACAGAAAGGATGACGCTGACCCCTGA